TTCCATTTTGTGTCCTTTATTTTATGGTGTCTCAAAAAGGTACCACATACATTATAAACATTTGTTAGAAATTGGTTAGAGTGGCATAGTTTCAGTTACAAAACAGTTAACAAAATCATTTAGATTTTGTAAGGTATGCCTGTTACTGCATGAATAATAACTATTAATCTGTAGCCtagccctacactcttaaaaaataaaggtgctttaagatattcttcaagcaatgccatagaagaaccatatttggttccacaacgaaccatctctttcttacctttttataatctgaagaaccttcttttgccacaaagaaccttttgtgaaacagaaaggctctTTAGATGTTTGaggttctttatggagccatttagaaaaaaaaaaaggttattctatggcatcgtaaagcacctttagttttaagagtgtatacagCTTCTTTGTCAACAGGTATTATTTAGGTTTCAGGTACCATAGCAGTGAGGCATTTGTCATAAAACTCTAGAAGCATATGTGCATAAATCTTTATTTTTCAGCACAATGAAATTAAAACattgattttgtacatttacatTCTACAGTTACACTGATTGTAACACAAaagtaattaaaattattttaaatatgttttgcaAACAACTTATCActtacacacttacacacatACTCTGACAAGACTGCCATACAACAagcaaaaattaagtaaaaatctaCCATTCACAAGCATCTCAACATTTCCACACCAAATGCAGCACCACCTGTTTTGAAAAATAGGGCAAGGTTACAAAACTTGACCTGCACTGGAATGTTTTTGTAGAAAATGATATCAATTGCAAAACAGACGGGCCGTTAAAAACCCTTTTTTCAAAGTTCACAGGATAAATTAGGCAACTGTTTCAGAATAACTTGAATCTGATGGTGAGTGATCAGGAAAATACCTGGTTTCCCGTTTAAGAAATTTACTGTATGCACATTCAGTTCTAAATGAAAAGTGTGGGTTTTATGATCTGTAGTCCTTGTAaaagatttattaatttataaagcTTTACTTATAAGACTTAGGTTTTATTTCCCAACATCGACATACCTCTTACCTCCATACTTCTGAAAATATAAATACACTGAAAGTAACGGTGATATGCTGGGAATATCAGACAGTCGTTGACTGGATCAGATCCTGCTGAATCCCTCTCCCAGACACTCAAGCTTTCCCATTGATTCCCTTGTGTCTGAACTCTGGCATGCTCCAAACACGCTGTGCTTTCTCTGTTGTCTGAGCAAGGCCCTTCTCTACATCCCCACACACAGTCTTAACATCTACCCCATCTTCCTCAGAGCCATAATTGTTTGATTTCAGTCCCAAGGTGCTGCCGAATGGGTTGATCCGCACGCGAGACTTAAAGCTCATCAATGACAGGCTAATGGAGCGTTTGTTGTTCCACTGGTGGGTCAGACGCTGCGCCTCCTGCTCCTCTTGAGCACGCTCAAGTGCTTCCACAAGCACAGAGCGGAAGAGTCCGGAAACCTCCTGCACCTCAGGCTCATTCTCCATTAGCACCTGCCGAAACCTGTGAAGAGAGGAGAgagtgtgaagagttttgcattaCACTTTTGTAAAAGGAGCATTATATGTCATAGAAAAAAGTTTCATTAATTATTCGTACTGTGTGTATTACTAACTTGCAGAAATCAAAACCTGACCATCCAAAAATGCATTCATTGTAACTAAGCTGTAAACGTCTCGTTCGAAACATAACTTGTTGAAATGAATGTTATTGCTTATGAGCTGCTTTCTTGCGAGTGTAATAGCCAAAAGAATGAAGAAACGTGACAAACGATGAGATCTGCATCTCTATAAGGATCACatacacaaaggcattgccatgttagaattgaagagggtcctgtcaaaactgttgctgtaaaaaagcacacaatcccctagaatatcctTTTATGCTTACACATTACGATTTGTACTCATgaaaattactaaattagtcaaacctgttcattagaagggggtgtcccgatacttttggcaatatagtgtataaggatttagaattacaaaaaaaaaaaaaaacattgaaagatAAAGTATGAAGTTGCAATTACTTTGCTTACTTGGACCTCAATTGAAAAACTAAACGATAACTGAATTATTATAACATGATACACCtagtaaaaacagcatttaatagCCATTTACAAACTAAAAAATTCTTTTGGCTGTGTGTCTGGTTTAATCACCCATTAAAACAGATTTTACACAGCGCAAAAACATCCACCTCTCCTTCCCAGGTGAATTGTCGCCCTATGGTCCCTATGAGAGCAGAACATAAGCACTTGACTCATCAGAGTAAAAGCAGCCTCTTAGGACCTGTGCGCTCTTGCTCCACAGAATAAGATGTTCTTAGGCAGTCTTAAAATAGGTTTTAAAGCTAATTGTAAATAAGGTTGTAAGATTATGTCAGTATTTACTCACtgttatgttgttccaaacctgtatgcagctttttttgtttgtttgtttgttttttcacatACAACATTTTCGTTCATTGACCACAGGAAGACAAACtccaaaaagtacaaaaaagcaccataaaagtagaTAATATGATTTGTGCAGCATATTTCCAAGTCGTCTAAAGCCATACAATAGAACCAGtgctattttagtatcactgagatactGTTGAATCAGGTTTTATTTCTATACAGTtttatgcaaaagtttgggaacgccttgcagaatctgtaaaaatgtgaataattttaacaaaataagaaagatcatacaaaaagcattttttttttcatatagtaaacacacacacacaaaaagctgaacttattaaaataacccccagcaaaagtttgggaacccttggttcttaatactgtgtgtggttaatTGGATGATCAACGActgttttttggttttgtgatggttgttcatgagtcccttgtttgttctgaacagtttaactgagtaatgttcttcagaaaaaaatcttccAGGTCTTAGagtttcttcagttttccagcatcttttacatatttgaaccctttccagcagtgactgtatgattaaagatccatcttttcacacggaggacaattgaaggactcaaacacaactattaaaaaaggttcaaacattcactgatgctccagtaggaaacacaatgcaataggagccggagggtgaaagatcaaggtaaattgtactgaATTTGTCTTCCGGAacacatgcaagtatcttctgttgcttccgcatggcagtactaaatggacaaaaattatatttcaacaaaataagaaaaattcggacatcttcatcctgttcaaaagtttccacccctggctcttagtccctcagttgccctcagtgtgaaaagatggatctcaaaatcaaacagccactgctggaaaaggttcaaatatgcaaaagatgctggaaaactgaagaatctgcaggacctggagaaCAATGCTCAGTTTAACTAACCACACGCAGTATTAGGAAgcaagggttcacaaacttttgaagtggttattttaataatttcagcttttttttttcttgtggactacatgtacacattttatgtgaagtatcttactcaggacagtaataaataaaaaataacatgcattttgtatgatcactctaaTTTTGTTAAaactattcacattttcacaaacTTTTACATAAAActgtattttccattttaattttagttaaaattttagtaatgttggtgtgtttttgtaatttttaggtGTAGTTTTATGTgcctatatagtttttattgttttgttttatttagtttgagttattttagtatattttaacaatttCACTTAAAGTaacaaaaaggtttttttttttaattgattgattgatttattcgGTTTCAGTTCTGGTTTCTGTTTTAGTCTTAGTTAAAATAACCCTGTAAGGAACAGACCGATTTAATTATATTTAGAACTGTTCCTCACGCAGATATACTGGAAGGTCTTGACTTGGAATATAACACCGATTTATTTTTGgtcaactgtccctttaaaggagaactccggtgtgatattgacctaaagtgtattgaatcatgataccgagtgtgaacgtaccttgcatatctcatctcgtcttgtccactgctgtccgaaatctggggtcagttagccgatgctcacaacaggttgtcaatgagagtcaatagggcatcggaatagccatgtaaataaatcactgttttacgccatttacgaggcacaaagtagctccacacttcattggtagacttccaagggccctgacatttaaaacgagacattgagaactcagaaaaagcaccggtagtttatttacaagtagatttatacagacagtacctgcaagacaaaatccggtcgccgccatcttgaatttagtcacgataagtcgagtgatgagcaggaaggaacttatcaggttatcaacttatcaggttgtagtttccttcgtgctcgacactcgacttatcgtgcctaaattcaagatggcggcgaccggattttgtcttgcaggtactgtctgtataaagcttcttgtaaataaactaccggtgctttttctgagttctcaatgtctcgttttaaatgtcagggcccttggaagtctaccaatgaagtgtggagctactttgtgcctcgtaaatggcgtaaaacagtgatttatttacatggcttcttcgatgccctatggatttcggacagcagtggacaagacgagatgagatatgcaaggtacgttcacactcggtatcatgattcaatacactttaggtcaatatcacaccggagttctcctttaagtcatGGGTGTTGGTTATAATGAGAGGGGGGCTGAACAAAAAGTAAGTTGCTGTGCTGTTGCTACCTGAACAAAAATGAACAGCGTCGGTTGGGGCTCATCTGAATCTCTCAGGTGCGCATCCCGTGAGGCCTGTGTGGGATTTAAAATGATCACTTCAGCAGGTTAGAGCTGCTTAGTTCGCCTAGAGAAACAAACATGGCTGTCTTTGTGCCTTTCTTGGTAGTGACATCACAAAGACGGCTTAGTAAACTAATTACCCAGATCGCCCTCCCCTGAACCTGTGATGACGAACATCCTCAAGTTGAAAACAAAACGTGCAGTGTTGAGCACCCAACATGCTCGATTGACCCATTTGTCTTACCTTTGTATTACAGTTCCGCAGTATGATGGTGGTACTTTGCTACACAGGTCCTCAAGGCCGAGTCTCTCTCCTTGGCTGATGTCATAAGAGCTGCGTGGGGTGCTCATGAGCCAGCTGTAGTCCACGCCGCTCTTTAGCCGCCGATATTCATTGTCTCGCTCTCGCTGTTGCCTCTCGGCCTCTTTCATCTGCCAGCTCAGCTCCAGCATCAGGGTGTCCGTAACCACTTCAGACGGCTCACGTCGTGGGCTGCGATAGTACGGCTCGTTCCAGCTGAACCACGACATGCTTGTCGCTGTCACCTGCCCTCTACTGCTCACCTTTAATTTTACCTGTGGGGATGCAGTAAAAGCTGTCATGGATACACAAAACACAGCAAgaacattttacagtgtacagtagaTGATGGGTCTTGGAATTAGTTTTTGTGAtgcaaaatgtttatttgcaATTTGCAACTCTGCAATTTACCAGAGTTAAAGTAATGGTCCACataaaagttaaaattctgtGATCATATGTCAACAGTCCTGGGTCCTATTGACTTTCATAGCATTTTAGTACTATGGATCTAGAAGAacccaacatttttctttaccaACATTCACttgcagcaatgccatagaagaactatttttggttccccagTGAACCAAATAACCATCATGTTGTTGGGGCTGAATGTTACCAAGCCATAATCTCAGAGCACAGATGCTCTTTAACACCTGACAGACATGACAGCGCTGAGCTCTCGGCTCATTTCCAACACGGAATCTGACTCAGGTTTTACCAGACATCAGGTGGTAGCCAGACACATTACTGTATATTGTACAAAAGTATACTTGTCTTTAACTTCAAACATCTAAATTTGTTGATACAGTTAGCAATTTGAGAAAGATACTGATGTATTCCCTTGTGTTTGCCAGgcttataaatgatttaccttacaaatctgatgaaatggcgcacACTGCGTTTCCAGATAAATcttataataaacccaaattcacagcaatatgcagagattaagtttgagatgctccacacatgttaatgataactgtttgtgtggagcagcatttactgcgAACTGAGCTGTTTTGAGATGCACGTAAGTAATCTACATGCACAATAATaaacctgcattgcatatatttGTTTAATTGAATTGAAGCATTTGTGAATTCGCAATAGCATTATTATTTAATTGGTTTATCTATCATGCAGCCTTCTCATGCACATTCTCATCCATGAAATGCGCCACTTCTGTTTTTTTGCCCACACGACCAAAATGCAAATAAggatttttgaaaataaagtacTGGAATTAAATTGAGACATTGTGACAGCTCTATAATATGatgaaatacactcttaaaagtaaaggtgcttcacaatgccatagaagaacctttttgtctaaatggtttcataaagaaccttaaacatctgaagaacctttctgttctttgtgttgaaagaaggttcttcagattatggttgtggaaccaaaaatagttcttctatggcatcgctgtgaagaaccttttaaatcaCCTTTACAAAGCATAGTTTTGTTGATGGTTTTCAAGAATAATGGCATGTCACATAAGCTGTCCATGTTGGCATGTATCTTATTAGGTTAAATTCTGGCATGTATCTAATTAGGTTGTATTTGTACGGAAATACTGACACATACAGACACGTACACCACAACAGATGTGCAAAGCATTATCTCTTTGCTATTAAAAGTTGACAAGTCTAATTTTCTTTTATCCTATGCATGCTAATTTGTTTATCTACATCTTATTGGTTGGATTTAGCAAAAATTGCAAgattttcttttgaattttcaCTCAGATATTGCTAgtgaatttcacaaacaattacaaagaatCTGCAAGTACCACAtcaaccatttcttttttaaaacacatttatttttactttcCTGGGATGATGAGCATTTGGAATTAAGAACCGTTAATAGGACAGTTCACctcaaaaaattaacattttgtcactaattactcgccctcatgttgttccaaacctacagtcgtggccaaaagttttgagaatgacacaaatattagttttcacaaagtttgctgctaaattacttttagatctttgtttcagttgtttctgtgatgtactgaaatataattacaagcacttcatacgtttcaaaggcttttatcaacaattacatgacatttatgcaaagagtcagtatttgcagtgttggcccttctttttgaggacctctgcaattcgactgggcatgctctcaatcaacttctgggccaaattctgactgatagcaacccattctttcataatcacttcttggagtttctcagaattagtgtatttttgtttgtccacccgcctcttgaggattgaccacaagttctcaaggGATTataatcggaaagaggcttcattggagaatatgactttgccccagtcctcagcagtccattcgccatactttttgcagaagatcaatctgtccctgatggtttttttttggagagaagtggcttctttgctgcccttcttgacaccaggccatcttccaaaagtcttggcctcactgtgcgtgcagatgcgctcaaacctgcctgctgccattcctgagcaagctctgcactggtggcactccgatcccgcagctgaatcctctttaggagacgatcctggcacttgctggactttcttggatgccctgaagccttcttaacagtgcagtggaaagtttttttcaggattaagttaattttcatggcaaagaaggactatgcaattcatctgatcactcttcatagcattctggagtatatgcaaattgctattataaaaacttaagcagcaacttttccaatttccaatatttatgtaattctcaaaacttttggccacgactgtacagtataTGGCTTTTGAGAATTGTCTCAAGAGTTTTGTTTGTCCATACAATTCAATGTAATCTTAACCAAATCTGTTTGAGTACTAAACAAAGAAACATGTCATCCATAAACCTGCCTCAAACAGAAGACCAGATCTGAGTGCAAAACAATTCAATTTCAGAGAATGTCAAAGCTTTTAGATACACTAATTTGGATACAATAGCCATGTTGATACCGACCATTTGACCAAAGCAGTAATTTATGATCCGATGCATCAAAAAGAGACTATTATGGCTTAAAAGCTCTACTAACATTTTAAGCTTCTAAAACTAAAAGTAATCTGCTCAATAACAGAAGCCGAGAATGCTGCAATGGTCTTTTCACGTAATTACTGATGAAAATCTAATTGAAAAGATGAAACACTTCAAGGTACTAAAGATAAAAAGCCTTTAATTAAACGGGCTAAGTCATTAAAATTGTTAAAAGTGTAGACCTACAATTTAATATGCTCAATGTCCACCTGTTACTACTAGCATCACTGTTAATTGCTGTCAGTCATTCTTAAAATACAAAGTTTGACATCTCAAAATGTGCTGAATTCATCAGTCTtgtgtttttctcaatattgtctTTCTCTACGTCTATCCACCCACTCCTCCTCCATTCTCCTGTGCTATTTCCTCTTTATTCCTTTCTGATTTGCTCAATCTCCTTACCTTTAGAAGTGATTCGGTTGTCTTGTAGGGCTTGTAGATGTGTAATGGCCCAGGTCACATTTCCTCTTTGAGATTGCTCTGAAGTGTGTCTTTCCGTTTGCGGTTGCTATAGCGATGCTCCCCAAGCCTATTCTGCCACATGCATCATCAGCTGAAAGGCAGATGGGATGGGAGAGCAGAAGAGAGGGGGAGGACGGGTCATGCGCTGCATAAACAGATTACGAGCATGTGTGGGCTATGAGGTCATGTGACTAAGACGGGTTATCTGGTACAGGGCTAACGCTGAGGCCTTATTTCCTTTTCCCCCAATTAAGTTTAAAAACCTCATGATCGTGTAATGTTTCAAAAGTCTTAAGCTTCAGTGCAAGCGAGGAAATCTGACCTTTTGTTCAAAGAGCTCACATGTTGATTGCCAGAAATTAGCTTATTTCATTAGTGGTCtagaaatactgttcatttttcaTGTTTACAAGTTTAAATAAAGAATGCATACATGAATAGATTAATACAATTTCCAAAGGCTATATCTTTATTTCAAATTATCACTAATTATTAGTTAAGATATGTTGGCATTTCTAATGTTTTCTCAACTAGGTAACAGATATTGGCACAGACCTGTTTTGAGTGACCTAGCAGCTCGGTAGAGGACTGGAGGACAGCAGATGGAAAAGGTTTAATCCAAGCAGATGTCTCAGCTTAGCAGTAAAACCATGACATGCATGAGGCCAGTCGCTCAGTTTGGTCACTTAATGAGTCAAATACACTCAGACAGCATGCCGATGGTCTATTACGTCTGCGAATAGCTCATCAGAGTGTTGAAGTTATAACGCTGGTTCTTGAAGTTGATTGGCTCACTGTCTGTTCCACGCTGACTTTTCTGTGGATTTCAGTGACCTTTTCTGCAGGTTACATTGTTATGCCAGAAGATGACTCaaatcattgaatcatttgttttaaaaACTTTATTCAGGAACAAAATAATAGGCTGTTCAATGTGACAGTGTTCAATGTGACAGTGTTTCTCAGAAAGGAGAAACATCTTCAGAAAGAAAGGGATAGATAGAGGCAGAAAATAGAAAGAAGAAAAGGTATTCATGAGTTGAATGAGCGAGACCAAAGACATATGCGCAAATTATGGAGAGAGCAATAGAAAAAAATCTAGGCTTAAGAGAAAGGCAACAGTTCCAGGGCCAGGGCCTTCAAGGTTAGAAAGGGCTACCATCACAGAACCACTTCATATTACAACTTAGTGATAACAGGGTGTTACTATGCTAATATCTACATTATTACCCAGAAAATTACATTCACTTTCCATTATTACCATTTAATTTTCTAAGTTAAAATGTAGATACTACCATTGCCCTGTTATTACTGAGCTGTAATATGATGTGGAACCACAGTTACTTTACATTGTGCTATTTAGTTAAGTGTACTtgattacatttaaatatgaatatgtaTCAAATTTTATACTGAAATCAAATGAAATTAGTTTATTAAATTGAAAAGATGTTATATGTTTATATCAGTTGTGAGTCATATTCTAATGAATTTGGCTCAATATTACTGTACATGTCCTTGGCTGAACTTTACCATCGTCTAATATTACATTAacataacatttataataataataatttaaaataggaATGCTTAGCCAACTTTAAATAAAGAACATAAAACATAACTTTTCCAGCTTCAACGTAATCAATAAACTAAGGGTCTGTCCTGTCACACaggaaattatgatataaaaatgtACTATTTGAAGAAATATTGATTAATTCATCTCTTTAACTGTGTAGATGAAGGTGGGGTGTATATCCAATactatgtttttgtaaaaaatcTCCTAtgtaatattagttttttttttaaactatatgaGTGCCTGTATGAGTATTCTGTGATTTTGTGTAATACAGTTGACCGAAAAGTTGCTCATATTTCTTATAGGAATTATAAAACCATGTTAGATGCAATCAGGGACATGTGACCAATCAGAAAATGCTATTTGTATGAAATAAATTCTTTAGGAAACCATTCTAACACATACAAATTTGTCTATGATGGGGCCTGACATTTTAGGGGTGAAATACATATAAAAATGCTGAGATGGCATGGTATGTGTTTCTCGTAGTTGAACATGTCCTCTACATGACTCAACATTCAGATTCAATAATTAGATTCTTATTTTTCTCCAAGATTTTTTCAAGTGGAAATGTAAGTTTCTGGTAGAATGACTGAGCTCACTGAAGCGGTTGTCATTCGAGTAGTCTCTCTCTCAGCCATAGAAGCTGTGCAGCGCATCGTGTTGCATTCTTCTTTTGGGGTAAATTCTGGTTTATTCCTCTCAGCGTGTCTTCTTCCAGAAACTAAAAGTAGCCGAGATGAACTCGATGAATGTCCACGTTTGTTTACAGGTGATGTGGGCATTTATCTACATGTCCGCGCGTCTTACATGGctgtttaaaatttgaaaagcgGAGCCGCTCATGGGTGTAATTACCTCAGAGTTCAGACAGGAAAAACTGGAGCTCATGTTGGTAGCATATggatcagagaatatttgttttcaacgTGACTTACtattaaagtatatattttttaagcttTCAAGTGTTCTATACATAT
The window above is part of the Garra rufa chromosome 13, GarRuf1.0, whole genome shotgun sequence genome. Proteins encoded here:
- the rd3 gene encoding protein RD3, which gives rise to MSWFSWNEPYYRSPRREPSEVVTDTLMLELSWQMKEAERQQRERDNEYRRLKSGVDYSWLMSTPRSSYDISQGERLGLEDLCSKVPPSYCGTVIQRFRQVLMENEPEVQEVSGLFRSVLVEALERAQEEQEAQRLTHQWNNKRSISLSLMSFKSRVRINPFGSTLGLKSNNYGSEEDGVDVKTVCGDVEKGLAQTTEKAQRVWSMPEFRHKGINGKA